In one Pectinophora gossypiella unplaced genomic scaffold, ilPecGoss1.1 Pgos_40, whole genome shotgun sequence genomic region, the following are encoded:
- the LOC126381224 gene encoding basic salivary proline-rich protein 3-like, protein MVDQETKQLQAKTFEGLPLKNKKRDPKTVLRRNIGDDLNLEASSFVIELTHKGHQSQLLSPSSVFAFNIRPESRAHQSSLLLNPFAEEGGLSAHTQPPSPPPGPTAEVSNPTPHEQSPSPPPNPAAEEGNPRPREQLPSPPPDPTAEEGNPRPREHSPSPPPDPAAEEGNPEPREQSPSPPPDLAAEENNPGPREQSPSPPPDPAAEEGNPGQREQSPSPPPNPAAEEGNPGSREQSPSPPPVPAAEEGNPGSREQSPSPPPDPSAAEASPGSREQSPSPPPDSAAEESNPGPREQSPSPPPDPSAAEASPGSREQSPSPPPDFAAEEGNPRPREQSPSPPPDSAAEEGNPGPCEPLPSPPSDLAAESQNVYHRGSALMLFPGL, encoded by the exons ATGGTGGATCAAGAGACGAAGCAGCTACAGGCGAAGACTTTTGAAGGTcttcctttaaaaaataaaaagagagatCCAAAAAC TGTATTGAGGAGAAATATAGGAGATGACCTAAATTTAGAAGCCTCATCTTTCGTAATCGAGCTTACACATAAAGGCCACCAAAGCCAGCTGTTGTCACCTTCATCAGTTTTTGCATTCAACATCAGACCTGAATCACGCGCGCACCAGTCATCCCTTCTACTAAACCCTTTTGCCGAAGAAGGTGGCCTAAGTGCACACACGCAGCCGCCATCTCCACCGCCGGGCCCTACAGCCGAAGTAAGCAACCCGACACCACACGAGCAGtcaccatctccaccgccgAACCCTGCAGCCGAAGAAGGCAACCCGAGACCACGTGAGCAGTTaccatctccaccgccggaCCCTACAGCCGAAGAAGGCAACCCGAGACCACGCGAGCATtcaccatctccaccgccggaCCCTGCAGCTGAAGAAGGCAACCCGGAACCACGCGAGCAGTCACCTTCTCCACCGCCGGACCTTGCAGCCGAAGAAAATAACCCGGGACCACGCGAACAGtcaccatctccaccgccggaCCCTGCAGCCGAAGAAGGTAACCCGGGACAACGCGAGCAGtcaccatctccaccgccgAACCCTGCAGCCGAAGAAGGCAACCCGGGATCACGCGAGCAGTCACCATCTCCACCGCCAGTCCCTGCAGCCGAAGAAGGCAACCCGGGATCACGTGAGCAAtcaccatctccaccgccggaCCCTTCAGCTGCAGAAGCCAGCCCGGGATCACGTGAGCAAtcaccatctccaccgccggaCTCTGCAGCCGAAGAAAGCAACCCGGGACCACGCGAGCAGtcaccatctccaccgccggaCCCTTCAGCTGCAGAAGCCAGCCCGGGATCACGTGAGCAAtcaccatctccaccgccggaCTTTGCAGCCGAAGAAGGCAACCCGAGACCACGCGAGCAGtcaccatctccaccgccggaCTCTGCAGCAGAAGAAGGCAATCCGGGACCATGCGAGCCGTTACCATCTCCACCGTCGGACCTTGCAGCCGAATCACAGAACGTCTATCACCGTGGAAGTGCTTTAATGTTATTCCCTGGTTTGTAA